One region of Candidatus Poribacteria bacterium genomic DNA includes:
- a CDS encoding M28 family peptidase, with the protein MPYKRVEVNDDDAKALDKLLAGEIFTSTDTQMNLEILCDDLGSRFAGTPAEAEAAQFLQATLERYQLKDVRSEAFEYNGWTRGTAKLTVTSPWQRELSCLSMPMSPSGRCSGKIIDIGMGSPETFDALQTELKGNIVLVNIANPASAGRWVHRTEKYNRSILAGAQAFIFMANQDGYGPITGALGFNRWGLIPGIMISKETGTLLQRAIRRNGFVEAEVETTDTLAKKTSWNIIGDVKGSASDEAMVLIGVHYDGHDISQGAEDPASGLVAGLEVARVMSLHADRLKRPVRFVLFGVEELGLIGAHAYVNDHPRDIEKTRFMFNLDSAGGGGRKGLMVYGPDTRAYFRTMGRQMNENLMVDFDASPLREPDHLSSDHYPFMAKGVACGFIRDPYSYTWPGFYHTAHDTVDKVDPLKVKEAAFLCARLAWRIANDDNWPFKQMSEEELAEQSTTPDVSEVQRIEKAVDQLQQQN; encoded by the coding sequence ATGCCTTATAAACGGGTTGAAGTGAATGATGACGATGCAAAAGCGCTTGACAAACTTCTTGCCGGAGAGATATTCACCTCAACTGATACTCAGATGAACCTCGAAATCCTTTGTGATGACTTGGGCAGCCGATTTGCAGGGACACCGGCGGAGGCGGAAGCCGCACAATTTCTGCAAGCTACGTTGGAACGATACCAACTCAAAGATGTCCGCAGCGAAGCGTTTGAATACAACGGTTGGACGCGCGGCACGGCTAAATTGACCGTTACCTCCCCTTGGCAGCGAGAACTGTCATGTCTGTCGATGCCGATGTCACCATCAGGAAGGTGCAGCGGAAAAATCATCGATATCGGGATGGGTTCGCCTGAAACCTTTGATGCCTTACAAACTGAACTGAAAGGTAATATTGTACTCGTCAACATTGCAAACCCGGCTTCAGCGGGTCGCTGGGTTCACCGCACCGAAAAATACAACAGATCCATCCTTGCAGGTGCACAAGCGTTTATCTTTATGGCAAATCAAGATGGCTACGGCCCGATTACCGGCGCGCTAGGGTTCAATCGATGGGGACTGATACCCGGAATCATGATCTCTAAGGAAACGGGAACACTCCTCCAAAGAGCCATACGCCGGAACGGTTTTGTCGAGGCTGAAGTTGAAACCACTGACACTCTCGCCAAGAAAACGTCATGGAATATCATTGGAGATGTGAAGGGCAGTGCGTCAGATGAGGCTATGGTACTCATTGGCGTTCACTACGATGGCCATGATATCTCTCAAGGTGCGGAAGATCCAGCTTCGGGACTAGTTGCAGGACTGGAAGTGGCGCGGGTCATGAGCCTACACGCTGACAGACTGAAGCGGCCTGTTCGCTTTGTCCTATTTGGTGTTGAAGAACTTGGACTTATCGGTGCACATGCGTATGTTAACGATCACCCAAGAGATATTGAAAAGACTCGGTTCATGTTCAATTTGGACTCGGCAGGAGGTGGCGGACGGAAAGGACTGATGGTTTATGGGCCAGATACAAGGGCTTATTTCCGTACAATGGGACGGCAAATGAATGAAAACCTCATGGTAGACTTTGATGCCTCTCCGCTACGCGAACCCGACCATCTTTCCTCCGATCACTACCCGTTCATGGCAAAGGGGGTTGCCTGCGGATTTATCAGAGATCCATATAGCTATACTTGGCCCGGATTCTATCACACCGCACATGATACCGTTGATAAGGTTGACCCTCTCAAAGTGAAGGAGGCTGCATTTCTATGCGCTCGTTTGGCTTGGAGAATCGCCAACGACGATAATTGGCCCTTCAAACAGATGAGCGAGGAAGAATTAGCGGAACAGAGCACAACACCGGATGTCAGCGAAGTTCAACGGATCGAAAAGGCAGTCGATCAACTCCAACAACAGAACTAA